In Mycetocola spongiae, the genomic stretch ATAAAGGCCATCCCCCACAGGCCGATCTCCCGGGGCGCGGGGATGCTCGCCCCGATTCCCGGTATCAGCACCGGGGCGCTCAGCTCGCTCCCGCCCCAGATCAGGCCAAATAGTAGAGGGGCAAAGAGGGGAAGGACCGCGAGCGAGGAGGCCCGCGGCCCGCCGCCCAGCAGCAGCACCGCGCCGGTTTGGGCGGCCAGGAGCACCACAAAAAACGGCACCAGCACGGCCTGATACTCGCCCACCGGCAGGCCCAGCGTGAGCAGCTGTTTCCAGCCGGTGACCACGGTGACCAGCCCGTCGCGTTCCCCCAGGAGGATCCCGCGCGGGCTGCCGCCGAGCGCCGAGGGCACCGCGAGCGGCACCACGGCCAGCACAAAAATAAGCGGGGCGATCAGAAGGATCCGCCGCGGCGACCAGCCCAGGCGGGTGCGCGCCCAGAGCAGGGCCGCGGCCATCACGCTGATGGTGGCGGCGATCAGCCAGAGCCGCTCGCTGCGATAGATCGGCCAGGCGGCCGCCACCGCGAGCGCGGCAAAGGCCAGCATCAGCAGCACCTGCGCCAGATAGCGCGAGAGCGCGGGGGTCTCCCGGGTACGCTTTGACATCAGTTATTCCCCCGGATCAGCAGCTGTCCGAGGTCGCCCACGGCCCCCACGGTCAGCACGGTTCCGGTATCCACGCGCAGCGCTGCCGGTTCGGCCAGCTGCTGCGCGCGCACCACAACCACGCCGATATTCGCGGCAAAGGCGGAGGCGGCGCGGCGCAGCCGGGACATATCCGGGATCGACCCGGTCACGATATATACGATCGACAGGTGTGCCTGGCCCTGGGCCACGGTCGCGGCGAGGCGCTCCAGCCGCGGCCCCGAGGCCACCGCCTCCAGCTCGGCCCAGGAGTCCAGGAGCGCGGGCACCCCCAGCCCGCCGATCTCGGTGACCCCGAGCGGTCCCGGGCGTCCGCGGTCGGGGCACCAGGCGGAGGCGATATACCGATCGCGCCCGTTGCGCACTGCCTGCACCGAGAGCGAGGCGGCGGCGCTCACGGCCAATTCAAACTCCTCATCCGAGGCGTATTCCGCGCGCACCGCATCAAAAAGCACCGCGACGCGGGAGAGCTGGGACTCCTCGTATTGGCGCACCATCAGCGCGCCGGTCTTCGCGGTGGAACGCCAGTGCACGTGGCGGAAGGAATCGCCGCGCACATAGGCGCGCACGGCGTGAAAGGACAGATCGGAATCGGTCAGCCGGCGGCTGGACTGGCCCTCCAGATCGCGCACCATCCCCGCGCTATTTTGGGGCAGGGCCGCGATCGCTGGATGTACGTGCAGGAGGTGGCGTTGATTCCAGGTGACCGCGCGACGAAACAGCCCAATCGGATCGCGCCGGGACACGGTGACCGGGCCCACCGGGATCACCCCGCGCCGCGGCGCCCGCAGCGGCACCGGGATGCGGCGTTCGGCCCGCGGCCCGAGCAACGGCACCGGGATTTGCAGGATCGCCGGGCCCACGCCGAGCTCCGCAATCGCGGGCAGCGCCGGGCCCGCGGCCAGATTACGCACCTCGAGCC encodes the following:
- a CDS encoding DUF58 domain-containing protein — translated: MSENTERGTGSTRHRTRRKTSTTRTRGAGEYTATVTRTAVRSAAPGRGELLRRRAARLLRRARVRLIRVQKNIAELVTATGWFVLACGAAGLLAGALLGWVEGWFLAGLSLALVLLAGPFLLGGRAYAMTLGLERDRVFAGEDTAAWLEVRNLAAGPALPAIAELGVGPAILQIPVPLLGPRAERRIPVPLRAPRRGVIPVGPVTVSRRDPIGLFRRAVTWNQRHLLHVHPAIAALPQNSAGMVRDLEGQSSRRLTDSDLSFHAVRAYVRGDSFRHVHWRSTAKTGALMVRQYEESQLSRVAVLFDAVRAEYASDEEFELAVSAAASLSVQAVRNGRDRYIASAWCPDRGRPGPLGVTEIGGLGVPALLDSWAELEAVASGPRLERLAATVAQGQAHLSIVYIVTGSIPDMSRLRRAASAFAANIGVVVVRAQQLAEPAALRVDTGTVLTVGAVGDLGQLLIRGNN